One Nevskiales bacterium genomic window carries:
- a CDS encoding glycosyltransferase family 9 protein, with protein MNVSNQLSRSREALINSSRHSCEGRNPATFKALDPGLRQGDGINQSFPSSPIKKVVIWAPRKLGNALMTLPAIQLLRANCPDAEVSVVCHPILQSLFRSQSWVSEVIEDSSKSKGLMTGNLSLLRELRRRRFNLGIVFHKAVRCALLFRLAGVMQVIGFAGSGHRFLLDYSQRSDDGTHRVNRHAMLVNEYFGRPARFLPAPHLDHAPLPTPLFVNSKLTLGLHLGTPSKGCRSYPTAQACALISRLVSRRNVNIVLLGDQAEQKESPEYARAAAGYDDFLDLRGKTDLPSLVSTVATLDLLVAIDSSVMHIAAAVGTEFIVLLGRSHVPFELVRPKVPFGIYLDRGDMLIQECEKITSISVDDVLNAIDDVLAKAKKKNSSRYEDQSLGKL; from the coding sequence GTGAACGTCTCGAACCAACTCTCTCGCTCTAGGGAAGCTCTGATCAATTCCTCTCGTCATTCCTGCGAAGGCCGGAATCCAGCGACTTTCAAGGCACTGGACCCCGGCCTGCGCCAGGGTGACGGAATAAATCAGAGCTTCCCTAGCAGCCCCATCAAGAAAGTGGTGATCTGGGCGCCCAGGAAACTGGGCAACGCGCTCATGACCCTGCCTGCTATCCAGTTGTTGCGCGCCAACTGCCCGGATGCAGAAGTGTCCGTCGTATGCCATCCAATCCTACAAAGCCTGTTTCGAAGTCAGTCCTGGGTTTCTGAGGTAATAGAAGACAGCTCCAAGTCGAAAGGACTCATGACCGGGAATCTGTCACTGCTGCGAGAACTCCGTCGGCGCAGATTCAATCTGGGTATTGTTTTCCACAAAGCAGTACGCTGCGCCTTGCTGTTTCGTCTGGCGGGAGTCATGCAGGTGATTGGCTTCGCCGGCTCCGGACATCGCTTTTTGCTCGACTATTCTCAGCGCAGCGATGATGGCACACATCGGGTCAACCGTCACGCCATGCTGGTGAATGAATATTTCGGACGTCCTGCCCGGTTTCTACCAGCCCCGCACTTGGATCATGCACCGCTTCCAACACCTCTGTTTGTTAACTCGAAACTGACCCTCGGATTGCACTTGGGCACTCCGAGCAAGGGATGCCGGTCCTATCCGACAGCGCAAGCCTGCGCACTCATTTCACGCTTGGTTTCGCGCAGGAACGTCAACATCGTTCTGCTTGGAGATCAAGCCGAGCAAAAAGAATCTCCAGAGTATGCCCGCGCAGCAGCGGGCTATGACGACTTTCTCGATCTGCGCGGCAAGACAGACCTTCCCAGCCTGGTCAGCACGGTTGCCACACTGGATCTGCTAGTCGCGATAGATAGTTCTGTCATGCATATTGCGGCTGCAGTAGGAACCGAATTCATCGTGTTACTGGGGCGTTCCCACGTTCCTTTTGAACTCGTTCGTCCTAAAGTGCCGTTCGGCATTTACTTGGATCGTGGCGACATGCTTATCCAAGAATGCGAAAAAATCACCAGCATCTCCGTAGATGACGTACTGAACGCCATCGACGACGTACTTGCTAAAGCAAAAAAGAAAAATTCCTCCCGCTACGAAGACCAAAGCCTAGGGAAGCTCTGA